From Streptomyces zhihengii, the proteins below share one genomic window:
- a CDS encoding type III pantothenate kinase, whose translation MLLTIDVGNTHTVLGLFDGEEIVEHWRISTDSRRTADELAVLLQGLMGMHPLLGEELGDGIEGIAICSTVPSVLHELREVTRRYYGDVPAVLVEPGIKTGVPILMDNPKEVGADRIINAVAAVELYGGPAIVVDFGTATTFDAVSARGEYTGGVIAPGIEISVEALGVKGAQLRKIELARPRSVIGKNTVEAMQAGIVYGFAGQVDGVVGRMKRELAEDPEEVTVIATGGLAPMVLGESSAIDEHEPWLTLIGLRLVYERNVARR comes from the coding sequence ATGCTCCTCACCATCGACGTCGGCAACACCCACACCGTCCTGGGTCTCTTCGACGGCGAGGAGATCGTCGAGCACTGGCGCATCTCGACCGACTCGCGGCGCACCGCCGACGAACTCGCCGTCCTCCTCCAGGGCCTGATGGGCATGCACCCGCTGCTCGGCGAGGAACTGGGCGACGGCATCGAGGGCATCGCGATCTGCTCGACGGTCCCGTCGGTGCTGCACGAACTGCGCGAGGTCACCCGCCGCTACTACGGCGACGTGCCGGCGGTCCTGGTCGAGCCCGGCATCAAGACCGGTGTGCCGATCCTGATGGACAACCCGAAGGAGGTCGGCGCCGACCGCATCATCAACGCGGTCGCGGCGGTCGAGCTGTACGGGGGCCCCGCGATCGTCGTCGACTTCGGCACGGCGACGACCTTCGACGCCGTCAGCGCGCGCGGCGAGTACACGGGCGGGGTGATCGCCCCCGGCATCGAGATCTCCGTCGAGGCGCTCGGGGTGAAGGGTGCCCAGCTCCGCAAGATCGAGCTGGCCCGCCCGCGCAGCGTGATCGGCAAGAACACCGTGGAGGCCATGCAGGCCGGCATCGTCTACGGCTTCGCGGGCCAGGTCGACGGCGTGGTGGGCCGGATGAAGCGGGAGCTCGCCGAGGACCCGGAGGAGGTGACCGTGATCGCGACGGGCGGCCTGGCGCCGATGGTGCTCGGCGAGTCCTCCGCGATCGACGAGCACGAGCCCTGGCTGACGCTGATCGGCCTGCGCCTGGTCTACGAGCGCAACGTCGCCCGCAGGTGA
- the nadC gene encoding carboxylating nicotinate-nucleotide diphosphorylase yields the protein MTTPEERPEPVDVPLIQIGAPAADGAGCGDGCGCADETYESGLDPALAELLAAAGLDPVQVEDIAHLAIEEDLDGGVDVTSAATVPQDAVATGDFTAREAGTVAGLRVAEAILSIVCTTDFEVERHVEDGDRVEAGQKLLSVTAGTRDLLTGERSALNLLCRLSGIATATRAWADALEGTGARVRDTRKTTPGLRALEKYAVRCGGGVNHRMSLSDAALVKDNHVVAAGGVAEAFKAVRDRFPGLPVEVEVDTLHQAREALDAGADLILLDNFTPAETEEAVALNAGRAILESSGRLTLENAAAYARTGVDFLAVGGLTHSSPILDIGLDLREVDA from the coding sequence GTGACCACGCCCGAAGAACGTCCGGAGCCCGTGGACGTACCGCTGATCCAGATCGGCGCACCCGCAGCGGACGGGGCGGGCTGCGGCGACGGCTGCGGCTGCGCCGACGAGACGTACGAGAGCGGTCTCGACCCCGCGCTCGCCGAACTCCTCGCCGCCGCCGGGCTCGACCCGGTCCAGGTCGAGGACATCGCCCATCTCGCCATCGAGGAGGACCTCGACGGCGGGGTGGACGTCACCAGCGCGGCGACGGTCCCCCAGGACGCCGTCGCGACCGGCGACTTCACCGCCCGCGAGGCCGGCACGGTGGCCGGTCTGCGGGTCGCCGAGGCGATCCTGTCGATCGTGTGCACCACCGACTTCGAGGTGGAGCGGCACGTCGAGGACGGCGACCGGGTGGAGGCCGGGCAGAAGCTGCTCTCCGTCACCGCCGGCACCCGTGACCTGCTCACCGGCGAGCGCAGCGCGCTCAACCTGCTGTGCCGGCTGTCCGGCATCGCGACGGCGACCCGCGCCTGGGCCGACGCCCTGGAGGGCACCGGCGCGCGGGTGCGCGACACCCGCAAGACCACGCCCGGCCTGCGCGCCCTGGAGAAGTACGCGGTGCGCTGCGGCGGGGGCGTCAACCACCGGATGTCGCTGTCCGACGCGGCCCTCGTGAAGGACAACCACGTGGTGGCGGCGGGCGGTGTCGCGGAGGCGTTCAAGGCCGTCCGCGACCGCTTCCCCGGGCTGCCCGTCGAGGTCGAGGTGGACACCCTGCACCAGGCCCGCGAGGCCCTGGACGCGGGCGCCGACCTGATCCTGCTGGACAACTTCACCCCGGCGGAGACGGAGGAGGCCGTCGCCCTCAACGCCGGCCGCGCGATCCTGGAGTCCTCCGGCCGCCTCACCCTGGAGAACGCCGCGGCCTACGCGCGCACGGGCGTCGACTTCCTCGCCGTCGGCGGGCTCACCCACTCCTCGCCGATCCTCGACATCGGTCTCGACCTCCGCGAGGTCGACGCCTGA
- a CDS encoding L-aspartate oxidase, which produces MTGIRPEAGTRLAAPAPGWAIEADVAVVGSGVAGLTAALRCAAAGLRTVVVTKARLDDGSTRWAQGGIAAALGEGDTPGQHLDDTLVAGAGLCDEEAVRTLVTEGPDAVRRLIATGARFDTDPESGAIELTREGGHHRRRIAHAGGDATGAEISRALVDAVRGQGLRTIENALVLDLLTDGEGRTAGITLHVMDEGEHDGVGAVHAPAVVLATGGMGQVYSATTNPAVSTGDGVALALRAGAEVSDLEFVQFHPTVLFLGADSEGQQPLVSEAVRGEGAHLVDADGVRFMTGQHELAELAPRDIVAKGIMRRMQEQGAEHMYLDARHFGAPMWESRFPTILAACRAHGIDPVTEPVPVAPAAHYASGGVRTDLHGRTTVPGLYACGEVACTGVHGANRLASNSLLEGLVFAERIAEDITAHGPHREGVPAVPGPAPQPPRPLAAPGTRAEIQRIMSGYAGVLRSGPSLHKAADALAALHAATSASAASAAGPVAEPCTGSWETTNLLDVARALVAAALEREETRGCHWREDRPDRDDDHWRRHLVVRLSAGEPDVRPTAGEAFPPVTPNAPREPQP; this is translated from the coding sequence GTGACCGGAATACGGCCCGAGGCCGGCACCCGGCTGGCCGCCCCCGCCCCCGGGTGGGCCATCGAGGCCGATGTGGCCGTGGTCGGCTCCGGCGTGGCCGGGCTCACCGCCGCACTGCGCTGCGCGGCCGCCGGCCTGCGCACGGTCGTGGTCACCAAGGCCCGCCTCGACGACGGCTCCACCCGCTGGGCGCAGGGCGGCATCGCCGCCGCGCTCGGCGAGGGCGACACCCCCGGGCAGCACCTCGACGACACCCTGGTGGCCGGCGCCGGCCTCTGCGACGAGGAGGCCGTGCGCACCCTGGTCACCGAGGGCCCCGACGCGGTGCGCCGGCTGATCGCCACGGGCGCGCGCTTCGACACGGACCCGGAGTCCGGCGCGATAGAGCTGACCCGCGAGGGCGGCCACCACCGGCGCCGCATCGCGCACGCCGGCGGCGACGCCACCGGCGCCGAGATCTCCCGGGCCCTGGTCGACGCCGTCCGCGGCCAGGGCCTGCGCACCATCGAGAACGCCCTGGTCCTCGACCTCCTCACGGACGGCGAGGGCCGCACCGCGGGCATCACCCTGCACGTCATGGACGAGGGCGAGCACGACGGCGTCGGCGCCGTCCACGCCCCGGCCGTGGTGCTCGCCACCGGCGGCATGGGCCAGGTCTACTCGGCCACCACCAACCCCGCCGTCTCCACCGGCGACGGCGTGGCGCTCGCGCTGCGCGCCGGGGCCGAGGTCTCCGACCTGGAGTTCGTGCAGTTCCACCCCACCGTCCTGTTCCTCGGCGCGGACAGCGAGGGCCAGCAGCCGCTGGTCTCCGAGGCCGTGCGCGGGGAGGGCGCCCACCTCGTCGACGCCGACGGCGTCCGCTTCATGACCGGGCAGCACGAGCTGGCCGAGCTCGCCCCCCGCGACATCGTCGCCAAGGGCATCATGCGCCGGATGCAGGAGCAGGGCGCCGAGCACATGTACCTGGACGCCCGCCACTTCGGCGCCCCGATGTGGGAGAGCCGCTTCCCCACGATCCTGGCCGCCTGCCGGGCCCACGGCATCGACCCGGTGACCGAGCCGGTCCCGGTGGCCCCCGCGGCGCACTACGCCTCCGGCGGGGTGCGGACGGATCTGCACGGCCGCACCACCGTCCCCGGCCTGTACGCCTGCGGCGAGGTCGCCTGCACCGGCGTCCACGGCGCCAACCGGCTGGCCTCCAACTCGCTGCTGGAGGGCCTGGTCTTCGCCGAGCGGATCGCCGAGGACATCACCGCGCACGGCCCGCACCGCGAGGGCGTGCCCGCGGTGCCCGGCCCCGCCCCGCAGCCGCCCCGCCCGCTGGCCGCACCGGGTACCCGCGCGGAGATCCAGCGGATCATGAGCGGATACGCCGGAGTGCTCCGCTCCGGGCCGAGCCTGCACAAGGCGGCCGACGCCCTGGCGGCCCTGCACGCGGCCACTTCCGCCTCCGCCGCCTCCGCCGCGGGCCCCGTGGCCGAGCCGTGCACCGGGTCCTGGGAGACGACGAACCTCCTCGACGTCGCCCGCGCCCTGGTGGCCGCCGCCCTGGAGCGCGAGGAGACCCGCGGCTGCCACTGGCGCGAGGACCGGCCCGACCGCGACGACGACCACTGGCGGCGTCACCTCGTCGTCCGCCTCTCCGCGGGGGAGCCGGACGTCCGCCCCACCGCCGGTGAGGCCTTTCCCCCCGTAACGCCCAACGCCCCCAGGGAGCCGCAACCGTGA
- the panC gene encoding pantoate--beta-alanine ligase yields MSRSRTTTRDLELVPTREALRALLATRRTGAGRTAVVMTMGALHDGHAELVAAARRHVGDEGFVVVTVFVNPLQFGAGEDLDRYPRTLDADLATAAGAGADAVFAPSVDEVYPGGSPQVRITAGPMGEVLEGRTRPGHFDGMLTVVAKLLHLTSPDVALFGQKDAQQLALIRRMVRDLNFPVEIVGVPTVREESGLARSSRNQYLSPAERGTALALSRALFAARDRLAAQQALHARAEAVPAAPARAAALSAMGEARAAADAHAVAQAGPPVGADAVRAAAAAVLDEAALSAPPLLLDYLALVDPATFTEVADDHTGDAVLAVAAKVGATRLIDNIPLTFGAPQ; encoded by the coding sequence ATGAGCCGTAGCCGTACGACCACGCGCGACCTGGAGCTCGTGCCCACCCGCGAAGCCCTCCGCGCCCTGCTCGCGACCCGCCGCACCGGCGCCGGCCGCACCGCCGTCGTGATGACCATGGGCGCGCTCCACGACGGCCACGCCGAGCTGGTCGCGGCCGCCCGCCGGCACGTGGGCGACGAGGGGTTCGTCGTCGTCACCGTCTTCGTCAACCCGCTCCAGTTCGGCGCGGGCGAGGACCTCGACCGCTATCCGCGCACCCTCGACGCCGACCTGGCGACGGCCGCCGGAGCGGGCGCGGACGCCGTCTTCGCCCCGTCCGTCGACGAGGTCTACCCGGGCGGCTCCCCGCAGGTGCGGATCACGGCGGGCCCCATGGGCGAGGTGCTGGAGGGCCGGACCAGGCCCGGCCACTTCGACGGCATGCTCACCGTCGTCGCCAAGCTGCTCCACCTCACCTCGCCCGACGTGGCGCTGTTCGGGCAGAAGGACGCCCAGCAGCTCGCCCTCATCCGGCGCATGGTGCGCGATCTGAACTTCCCGGTGGAGATCGTCGGGGTGCCCACCGTCCGCGAGGAGAGCGGCCTGGCCCGGTCCAGCCGCAACCAGTACCTCTCGCCCGCCGAGCGGGGCACCGCCCTCGCGCTGTCCCGGGCGCTCTTCGCCGCCCGGGACCGGCTCGCCGCCCAGCAGGCGCTGCACGCCCGCGCCGAGGCGGTCCCGGCCGCCCCCGCCCGTGCCGCCGCGCTGTCCGCGATGGGCGAGGCGCGGGCCGCGGCCGACGCCCACGCGGTCGCCCAGGCCGGGCCGCCGGTCGGCGCCGACGCCGTGCGCGCCGCGGCCGCCGCCGTGCTGGACGAGGCCGCCCTGTCCGCGCCGCCCCTGCTGCTGGACTACCTGGCGCTCGTCGACCCGGCCACCTTCACCGAGGTCGCCGACGACCACACCGGGGACGCGGTCCTCGCGGTCGCCGCGAAGGTCGGGGCCACCCGCCTGATCGACAACATCCCCCTCACGTTCGGAGCCCCGCAGTGA
- a CDS encoding Rossmann-like and DUF2520 domain-containing protein, whose translation MNATPPQEPLDARDRPARLTVGVVGAGRVGPALAASLRLAGHRPVAVSGVSDASRRRAAALLPSVPLVPPAEVMARAELVLLTVPDDALPGLVEGLVETGSVRPGMLLVHTSGRFGADVLAPATRAGALPLALHPAMTFTGTAVDVQRLAGCSFGVTAPEELRLAAEALVIEMGGEPEWIEEAARPLYHAALALGANHLVTLVAQSMELLRTAGVAAPDRMLGPLLGAALDNALRSGDAALTGPVARGDAGTVAAHVAELRRHAPAAVAGYLAMARTTADRALANGMLKPELAEDLLGVLAEGDLR comes from the coding sequence GTGAACGCCACACCACCACAGGAACCGCTCGACGCGCGGGACCGCCCTGCCCGCCTGACCGTGGGCGTGGTCGGAGCCGGGCGGGTCGGCCCCGCCCTGGCCGCCTCGCTCCGCCTCGCCGGCCACCGCCCGGTCGCGGTCTCCGGCGTCTCCGACGCCTCCCGGCGCCGGGCCGCCGCCCTGCTGCCCTCGGTGCCGCTGGTCCCGCCGGCCGAGGTCATGGCCAGGGCCGAGCTGGTCCTGCTCACCGTCCCCGACGACGCGCTGCCCGGTCTCGTCGAGGGCCTCGTCGAGACGGGGTCCGTGCGCCCCGGCATGCTGCTGGTGCACACCTCCGGCCGGTTCGGCGCCGATGTGCTCGCCCCCGCGACCCGCGCCGGCGCCCTGCCGCTCGCCCTGCACCCGGCGATGACCTTCACCGGCACCGCGGTCGACGTGCAGCGGCTCGCCGGCTGCTCCTTCGGCGTGACCGCGCCCGAGGAGCTGCGGCTCGCCGCCGAGGCGCTCGTCATCGAGATGGGCGGCGAGCCGGAGTGGATCGAGGAGGCCGCCCGCCCGCTCTACCACGCGGCCCTCGCCCTGGGGGCGAACCACCTGGTCACCCTGGTCGCCCAGTCCATGGAGCTGCTGCGCACCGCCGGTGTCGCCGCCCCGGACCGGATGCTCGGCCCGCTCCTCGGCGCCGCCCTCGACAACGCGCTCCGCTCCGGTGACGCGGCGCTGACCGGCCCGGTCGCCCGGGGCGACGCGGGCACCGTCGCGGCGCACGTCGCCGAGCTGCGCCGGCACGCCCCGGCCGCGGTCGCCGGCTACCTCGCCATGGCCCGGACGACGGCCGACCGCGCCCTCGCCAACGGCATGCTCAAGCCCGAGCTCGCCGAAGACCTGCTGGGTGTCCTCGCGGAGGGGGACCTGCGATGA
- a CDS encoding threonine aldolase family protein: MAAWRASERVLWRGSAERSLAEGLAALTAGAPGVYDLDEPADVYGDGVVAELERRTAALLGFPAAVWFPTGTMAQQVALRAWAGRTGGGTVALHPQSHPEVHERSAFSVVSGLRTVHPTTAPRLPTAEEVRECDEPFATLMLELPLRDAGFVLPEWDELVDVVDAARERDAVVHFDGARLWECVPHFGRPLAEIAGLADSVYVSFYKSLGGLSGAVLAGPASLADEARAWRHRYGGQLFQQYPAVLSGLIGLERELPRLPEYVAHAKVVAAALDEGLRRAGVPWHRINPPVPHTHQFQVWLPYSAEALNEAALAQSEETRTTLFRRWFAEGCPPGVALTEVTVAAEGLAWSAADVVAGVEEFVRRLG, encoded by the coding sequence CTGGCCGCGTGGCGGGCGTCGGAACGCGTGCTGTGGCGCGGTTCCGCCGAGCGGAGCCTCGCCGAGGGCCTCGCCGCGCTGACGGCGGGCGCCCCCGGCGTGTACGACCTCGACGAGCCGGCGGACGTCTACGGCGACGGCGTGGTGGCCGAACTGGAGCGGCGCACCGCGGCGCTGCTCGGCTTCCCCGCCGCCGTCTGGTTCCCCACCGGGACCATGGCGCAGCAGGTCGCGCTGCGCGCCTGGGCGGGGCGCACCGGCGGTGGCACCGTGGCCCTCCACCCGCAGTCCCATCCGGAGGTGCACGAACGGTCCGCGTTCTCCGTGGTCAGCGGGTTGCGCACGGTCCATCCGACGACGGCGCCCCGGCTGCCGACCGCCGAGGAGGTGCGCGAGTGCGACGAGCCGTTCGCCACGCTGATGCTGGAGCTGCCGCTGCGCGACGCCGGTTTCGTGCTGCCGGAGTGGGACGAGCTGGTCGACGTGGTGGACGCGGCGCGCGAGCGGGACGCGGTGGTGCACTTCGACGGCGCGCGGCTGTGGGAGTGCGTGCCGCACTTCGGCCGCCCCCTGGCGGAGATCGCCGGGCTCGCGGACAGCGTGTACGTGTCGTTCTACAAGTCGCTCGGCGGGCTGTCGGGCGCGGTGCTGGCGGGCCCGGCCTCCCTCGCCGACGAGGCGCGGGCGTGGCGGCACCGCTACGGCGGGCAGCTCTTCCAGCAGTACCCGGCCGTGCTGTCGGGGCTGATCGGCCTGGAGCGCGAGCTGCCGCGGCTGCCGGAGTACGTGGCGCACGCGAAGGTGGTGGCCGCGGCCCTCGACGAGGGGCTGCGGCGGGCCGGGGTGCCCTGGCACCGCATCAACCCGCCGGTGCCGCACACCCACCAGTTCCAGGTGTGGCTGCCGTACTCGGCGGAGGCGCTGAACGAGGCGGCCCTGGCCCAGTCCGAGGAGACCCGGACGACGCTGTTCCGCCGCTGGTTCGCGGAGGGGTGCCCGCCGGGGGTCGCCCTCACCGAGGTGACGGTCGCGGCGGAGGGGCTCGCCTGGTCGGCGGCGGACGTGGTGGCGGGGGTGGAGGAGTTCGTGCGGCGGCTGGGGTAG
- a CDS encoding PP2C family protein-serine/threonine phosphatase, with amino-acid sequence MNEPSIDYRAVFQTLPGAVALMTTDLVYADVNEAFLAISGRTREQVVGRYLFDVFPDNPGDPSADGVRNLSASLRRVIETGERDSMALQRYDVEDPKRPGTWEERWWSPVNVPVTGPDGSVALLLHRVEDVTRLMRARGAADVDRTRVLEAELYSRARELQAANERLRRAHARDHEIALRLQDSMLPPQPLDRHRRAVCYRPATGALNVCGDWYDLVDLPELNRTAVAVGDVVGHGLLAAGVMGQLRSALSAASRVAAGPAQALEVLGLYARFVDGAESTTAVSVFIDWKEHTLTYSSAGHPPPAVCRPDGTVTFLDGATDPPLGARPEHVPRPQACCGFEEGSALVLYTDGLIERRGEDIYTGIDRLAEAIGRHHTADPGTIADSLLADLVPDTGVVDDIALVVLRLTDPAGAM; translated from the coding sequence GTGAACGAACCCTCGATCGACTACCGGGCCGTGTTCCAGACACTGCCGGGCGCGGTCGCGCTGATGACCACCGACCTCGTGTACGCGGACGTCAACGAGGCGTTCCTGGCCATCTCGGGGCGCACCCGTGAGCAGGTCGTCGGCCGCTATCTGTTCGACGTGTTCCCCGACAACCCCGGCGACCCGTCGGCCGACGGCGTGCGCAACCTCTCCGCCTCGCTGCGCCGGGTGATCGAGACCGGGGAGCGCGACAGCATGGCGCTCCAGCGGTACGACGTGGAGGACCCGAAGCGGCCGGGGACCTGGGAGGAGCGCTGGTGGAGCCCGGTGAACGTCCCCGTGACCGGCCCGGACGGCTCCGTCGCCCTGCTGCTGCACCGGGTGGAGGACGTGACGAGGCTGATGCGCGCCCGCGGCGCGGCCGACGTCGACCGCACCCGGGTGCTGGAGGCCGAGCTCTACTCGCGCGCCCGCGAGCTCCAGGCCGCCAACGAGCGGCTGCGCCGCGCCCACGCCCGGGACCACGAGATCGCCCTCCGGCTCCAGGACTCGATGCTGCCGCCCCAGCCGCTGGACCGGCACCGGCGGGCGGTCTGCTACCGGCCCGCCACCGGGGCGCTGAACGTGTGCGGCGACTGGTACGACCTCGTCGACCTGCCGGAACTGAACCGCACCGCCGTCGCCGTCGGCGACGTCGTCGGCCACGGGCTCCTCGCCGCCGGTGTCATGGGCCAGCTCCGCAGCGCCCTGTCCGCCGCCTCCCGGGTGGCGGCGGGACCGGCCCAGGCGCTGGAGGTGCTCGGGCTGTACGCCCGGTTCGTCGACGGGGCGGAGTCGACCACCGCCGTCTCCGTCTTCATCGACTGGAAGGAGCACACCCTCACCTACAGCAGCGCCGGGCACCCGCCGCCCGCCGTGTGCCGGCCCGACGGGACGGTCACCTTCCTCGACGGGGCCACCGACCCCCCGCTCGGCGCCCGCCCCGAGCACGTCCCGAGACCCCAGGCCTGCTGCGGCTTCGAGGAGGGTTCCGCGCTCGTGCTGTACACCGACGGGCTGATCGAGCGGCGCGGCGAGGACATCTACACCGGCATCGACCGGCTCGCCGAGGCCATCGGCCGCCACCACACCGCCGATCCGGGCACCATCGCCGACTCGCTGCTGGCCGACCTCGTCCCGGACACCGGGGTGGTGGACGACATCGCGCTCGTCGTCCTGCGGCTGACGGACCCCGCGGGCGCGATGTGA
- a CDS encoding DUF5937 family protein, with translation MSIDITGLPAEGVVFGTSPLAELGVCLHALAEPGHHPGLHGWATATAAGLQPDLADRLHEAEFLWRTTFSDVFMPFAGLTGGGGGTGETLADELDLLDRLDDERFVSAALEFTCVSCYSTGGPSPLSDPARRERSLELAAGRGPRQLDFTRRLLDDPAAVRTWIRRLFEDCDEAFFADTWRRVSPRLAADARHKTELLRHKGLDETLRAVSPALSVDGDRTRISADKLAVGRTTAIDPAVGAGLTLIPTSFGWPHLLILHAPGWRPVIHYPVGSPELPGASPVELLTLRMEALAHPMRMRLCRHLARAAHTTSELADTYGITAPEVSRHLSVLKRAGLVTTRRRGRYVLHQLDVTLVARLGSDFLETVLR, from the coding sequence GTGAGCATCGACATCACCGGGCTGCCCGCGGAGGGCGTCGTCTTCGGCACCTCCCCCCTCGCCGAGCTGGGCGTCTGTCTGCACGCCCTGGCCGAGCCGGGGCACCACCCGGGCCTGCACGGCTGGGCCACGGCCACCGCGGCGGGCCTGCAGCCCGATCTCGCCGACCGGCTCCACGAGGCGGAGTTCCTGTGGCGCACGACGTTCTCGGACGTCTTCATGCCCTTCGCCGGGCTCACCGGCGGCGGGGGCGGCACCGGGGAGACCCTCGCCGACGAACTCGACCTGCTCGACCGTCTCGACGACGAGCGCTTCGTCTCCGCCGCGCTGGAGTTCACCTGTGTGAGCTGCTACTCGACGGGCGGCCCCTCCCCGCTGAGCGACCCCGCCCGGCGCGAGCGCTCCCTGGAGCTCGCCGCCGGCCGCGGCCCGCGCCAGCTCGACTTCACCCGGCGGCTGCTGGACGACCCCGCGGCCGTACGGACGTGGATACGCCGCCTGTTCGAGGACTGCGACGAGGCGTTCTTCGCCGACACCTGGCGCCGGGTCTCGCCGCGGCTGGCCGCCGACGCCCGGCACAAGACGGAGCTGCTGCGCCACAAGGGCCTCGACGAGACGCTGCGGGCGGTGTCCCCCGCGCTCTCCGTGGACGGGGACCGCACCCGGATCAGCGCCGACAAGCTGGCGGTGGGCAGGACGACCGCGATCGACCCGGCGGTCGGCGCGGGCCTCACCCTCATCCCGACCAGCTTCGGCTGGCCCCATCTGCTGATCCTGCACGCCCCGGGCTGGCGCCCGGTGATCCACTACCCGGTCGGCTCCCCCGAGCTGCCGGGCGCCTCCCCGGTGGAGCTGCTGACGCTGCGGATGGAGGCGCTGGCGCACCCGATGCGGATGCGGCTGTGCCGTCATCTCGCCCGCGCCGCGCACACCACCAGCGAACTGGCCGACACCTACGGGATCACCGCCCCGGAGGTCTCCCGCCATCTGTCCGTGCTCAAGCGGGCCGGACTGGTCACGACCCGCCGGCGGGGCCGGTACGTGCTCCACCAGCTCGACGTGACCCTGGTCGCCCGGCTCGGCAGCGACTTCCTGGAGACCGTGCTGCGCTGA
- a CDS encoding AAA family ATPase, translating to MLLWINGPFGGGKTQTAHELLRRLPGSVVCDPEHVGFGLHRMTPPALRGDFQDLPAWRQGVHDVLDLALRRHEGVVIAPMTLVEPAYFEEIVVRLREEGGHDVRHFALLADRETVLRRLRERGLGRGLRRESFAVHRLDHCLERLADPLFAEHIRTDGTPVPEVADRIARSAGLRPLPNTDGPLRHRLRRAWTGIRHIRFD from the coding sequence GTGCTGCTGTGGATCAACGGCCCCTTCGGCGGGGGCAAGACGCAGACCGCCCACGAACTGCTGCGCCGGCTGCCCGGCAGCGTCGTCTGCGACCCCGAGCACGTCGGCTTCGGACTCCACCGCATGACCCCGCCGGCCCTGCGCGGCGACTTCCAGGACCTGCCCGCCTGGCGGCAGGGCGTCCACGACGTCCTCGATCTCGCCCTGCGGAGGCACGAGGGCGTGGTGATCGCCCCGATGACGCTCGTCGAGCCGGCGTACTTCGAGGAGATCGTGGTGCGGCTGCGCGAGGAGGGCGGGCACGACGTGCGCCACTTCGCGCTGCTCGCCGACCGGGAGACGGTGCTGCGGCGGCTGCGGGAGCGGGGCCTCGGGCGGGGGCTCAGGCGCGAGAGCTTCGCCGTGCACCGGCTCGACCACTGCCTGGAGCGCCTCGCCGACCCGCTGTTCGCGGAGCACATCCGCACCGACGGGACCCCCGTCCCCGAGGTGGCCGACCGGATCGCGCGCTCCGCCGGGCTGCGGCCGCTGCCGAACACCGACGGCCCGCTCCGGCACCGGCTGCGCAGGGCGTGGACGGGCATCCGGCACATCCGCTTCGACTGA
- a CDS encoding response regulator transcription factor, with amino-acid sequence MSIRVMLVDDQVLLRTGFRMVLAAQPDMEVVAEAGDGAEAIENLRSTAVDVVLMDVRMPRLDGVEATRRICAAPNPPKVLILTTFDLDEYAFSGLKAGASGFMLKDVPPGELLGAIRSVHSGDAVVAPSTTRRLLDRFSPMLPSSGKEPQHKELERLTEREREVMLLVAQGLSNGEIAARLVLSEATVKTHVGRILTKLALRDRVQVVVLAYETGLVRAGGGGR; translated from the coding sequence ATGTCCATCCGTGTGATGCTCGTCGACGACCAGGTGCTGCTGCGCACCGGCTTCCGCATGGTGCTCGCCGCCCAGCCGGACATGGAGGTCGTCGCCGAGGCCGGTGACGGCGCCGAGGCGATCGAGAACCTGCGCTCCACCGCCGTGGACGTGGTGCTGATGGACGTGCGCATGCCGAGGCTGGACGGTGTGGAGGCGACCCGGCGCATCTGCGCCGCCCCGAACCCGCCCAAGGTGCTGATCCTGACCACCTTCGACCTCGACGAGTACGCCTTCTCCGGGCTCAAGGCCGGGGCCAGCGGCTTCATGCTCAAGGACGTGCCGCCCGGCGAACTGCTCGGCGCCATCCGCTCCGTGCACAGCGGCGACGCGGTGGTCGCGCCGTCGACCACCCGCCGGCTGCTGGACCGCTTCTCCCCGATGCTCCCCAGCTCCGGCAAGGAGCCGCAGCACAAGGAGCTGGAGCGGCTCACCGAGCGGGAGCGCGAGGTGATGCTGCTCGTCGCGCAGGGGCTCTCCAACGGCGAGATCGCCGCCCGGCTGGTGCTGTCCGAGGCGACGGTGAAGACCCATGTGGGCCGCATCCTCACCAAGCTGGCCCTGCGCGACCGGGTCCAGGTGGTGGTCCTCGCCTACGAGACCGGGCTGGTCCGCGCGGGCGGCGGCGGTCGCTGA